DNA from Archaeoglobus veneficus SNP6:
GGACCCACTAAAGCGAGAGACGTGTACATCGGCGCATTTGCGAAGGCCTGCAGGGAATATGCAGAGAAATTCTATCCTAACTCCTACGTCATACTCTCAGCCAAGTACGGCTTCCTCTTTCCCGATGACATCGTTCCCGAGCCTTATAACGTTACCTTCAACGATCCGTCAACAAATCCAATAAGTGTTGAAGAGCTGAGAAAGCAAGCTGAGGAGAAAGGATTGATGAAGTACGATGAAATCGTGGTTATTGCCGGAAGTAATTACGCAAACATTGTCAGAAAAGTTTTCAAGGGCAAAAGGGTCACCACACCGCTAAGTGGGCTTGGAGGTATAGGACATATGATTTCTACATTGAAAAGGGCCATAAGTGAAGGGAGGGAGTTGTGAAGTACGCTAAATTCAGGAAAAGCGAAGAGTAAACTATGTTGGAGATTATTTTCATTATAGGTATCGCACTAATATTTTTAATAGCCATTTTTGCCATTAGACATTGGAAAAAATCAAGGGCGAGACTCACTCAGCTTTACGAGCAAAAAACGATTGAAACTATTGAAGAAAAAGTTGCTTCAGCACCGCACTACTATCTTGGCGAATATATCCCAAAGAAAACCGGTTTGCAAGATGATTTTTCTTCGTTGATCTTCATGTTCAAGAATTACGGGTCTTTGGGATATAAAGCAAAGCAAGATCTTGTAGATGAATTTACAGTGCAAATTCTGACGATTATTGCAAAGCATAAAATTAATGCGGACATTGTAATCCCTATTCCGTCAAGCCGTGCTTACACTATAAACGAAGGACTTTTAAGGCTGTGTGAGCAGCTATCTCTTATATTGGGCATAGAATGTGGTTTTGCAGCCCTTGAGAGAATTAGAAGCGTTAAAAAGTCTGCGTTTGCAAGCAATCTCATTGATCGTCCATCTTTTGAAGACCACTACAGCTCTATGAAGGTCAACCCCATTTATGATTTGAGAGGAAAGAAAGTTATATTACTTGACGATGTTTACACTACGGGCAACACAGCCAGAGCTGCAGTTCAGAGAATATACGAGGCGGGAGCTGATAAAGTCTGGATCATAACTCTCGCAAAAACAAAAGAGGTGTACTTATTTGGATCTCAACAAAAAACTGACAGATTATTTTGAATCAAATGTTGTTGAAACTAATAATATGGACGATACGGTTATTCTTGAAATTAAAAAAGACGATGAAGATTACCCGTATCTCCTGAAGCAGATTACGAAATCGCCCAAGATCCTGTATGCTATCGGAAATACAGACATACTCAATAAACCGGCGATAGGTATTGTTGGTACAAGAAACCCCAGCGAGATGGGGAAATTTTATGCAAGAAAAGTAGCAGAGTTCTTCTCTGAAAAAGGGTTTGTGATTGTTTCGGGGTTAGCAAAAGGCGTTGATGCCATTGCAACAGAGACTGCTCTGAACTGCAGTGCGAACGTAATTGCTGTTTTACCCTCGATTGAGAACATAACTCCAAAAGAAAATAAAGATTTGGCCGAAAGAATACTGAAGAAGGACGGGTTAATAATTTCAGAATTCAGAAATCAGAGAATAAAGAAATACCAGTTTGTTGAAAGAAACAGGGTAATTTCTGGAATTTCATTAGGTATTGTTGTTGTAGAATCCGATATAAAGGGGGGAACGATGCACACAGTTAGGTTCGCAAAAGAGCAAAAGAGGCTAATCATAGTTGCCGATGTAGATGCCGAGGGAAACAAAAGGTTAATAGGAGAGGGTTTCCCCGTTTTCAGATTAGACGTCTAACGAATCTCTGAGAATATTGGCAAACTCACTCAAAATTGCATTGTCAATAGATTATAGGTTTACATGGACTAACAAGAACAATAATTCAAAATTTTTAAGTCCGTAGTAGTGAATACCCAAACATGAAACCTGAAAGACCTCACGTGGAAATCTTAGGTTTTAAAACCCTCGAACCAACAAAGCCGTACCCAGAAATGGAGGAATATGGAGATACTCTGAAATTAAAGATATACGCTGAAATTAATGGTTCTCGTAGGAACTTTACACTATACGAGATGCTGGAGGAAAATGAAGACAATTTATGTTACGTACTTCTTGGAAACTCCAAAAGACTGGACGGCCAGAGATCAAAGGATTTCTGCTATGACGATGAAGGTGTCTTCTTTTCTGCATGGGGCATATCGTGGAAGCGAGATAGAAGGCACAAATTCGATGAAGACGAGGTTGAAAAAATTTCAAAGATAACAGGTTTCAGATACACGTACAAGCCTGAAAAAAGAGGATTTGTTGTGTATGTCTATCCAAAACGAGCCCCACTATTAACGGACAAGCTAAACACTGATTTAATAAAAAGACTTCTCGTTGGCTGGCTTGTATGCTGGGAAATTTTGTGAGGTAAGTATCATGAAGTCATCGAAGTCTAAGATAACGAAAATTAAAAGAGTGGCTATTTCAAACGTCGCAGAGGTTACTTTAAGCATAACGAGAGATCTCAGCCA
Protein-coding regions in this window:
- a CDS encoding ComF family protein, whose product is MLEIIFIIGIALIFLIAIFAIRHWKKSRARLTQLYEQKTIETIEEKVASAPHYYLGEYIPKKTGLQDDFSSLIFMFKNYGSLGYKAKQDLVDEFTVQILTIIAKHKINADIVIPIPSSRAYTINEGLLRLCEQLSLILGIECGFAALERIRSVKKSAFASNLIDRPSFEDHYSSMKVNPIYDLRGKKVILLDDVYTTGNTARAAVQRIYEAGADKVWIITLAKTKEVYLFGSQQKTDRLF
- a CDS encoding DNA-processing protein DprA encodes the protein MDLNKKLTDYFESNVVETNNMDDTVILEIKKDDEDYPYLLKQITKSPKILYAIGNTDILNKPAIGIVGTRNPSEMGKFYARKVAEFFSEKGFVIVSGLAKGVDAIATETALNCSANVIAVLPSIENITPKENKDLAERILKKDGLIISEFRNQRIKKYQFVERNRVISGISLGIVVVESDIKGGTMHTVRFAKEQKRLIIVADVDAEGNKRLIGEGFPVFRLDV